The following are from one region of the Stanieria cyanosphaera PCC 7437 genome:
- a CDS encoding DUF29 domain-containing protein: protein MDSDLKQLHDRDFNLWIENIKIKIQKQDFDDMDWDNLLDEIDDMGASQKRALDSYMQRLIEHILKLKYWQSEVERCRNGWMVEVTNFRSSINRILKKNFSLKNYLNAEYQDLYQDASKAMALLFEMPKDNFVAVDKIMQDNYFG from the coding sequence ATGGATAGCGATCTAAAACAATTACACGACCGCGATTTTAACCTCTGGATTGAAAATATAAAAATCAAAATTCAAAAACAGGATTTCGATGACATGGACTGGGATAATCTACTTGATGAAATAGATGATATGGGAGCAAGCCAGAAAAGAGCTTTAGATAGTTATATGCAAAGACTTATAGAACATATTCTCAAGCTTAAATACTGGCAATCTGAGGTTGAACGTTGTCGTAATGGTTGGATGGTTGAAGTAACAAATTTCAGGAGTAGCATTAACCGTATTTTGAAAAAAAATTTTAGTCTTAAAAATTATCTAAATGCTGAATATCAAGATCTTTATCAAGATGCTAGTAAAGCAATGGCGTTACTTTTTGAGATGCCAAAAGATAATTTTGTGGCAGTAGATAAAATTATGCAAGACAATTATTTTGGCTAA
- a CDS encoding M16 family metallopeptidase, with translation MQQLSERLDQLEFPANIFRLENGLTVIHQYLPATPVVVTDIWIKAGASAEPQEWSGMAHFLEHMIFKGSPRVATGEFDWVIEQNGGIANAATSHDYAHFFLTTAESYVSDTLPYLADILLHASIPDEEFHRERDVVLEEIRSSYDDPDWIGFQALCQNVYQHHPYKRSILGEEELLLQHTPHQMRCFHRTHYQPENMTVVMIGGIAQEVALSLVADAFAEFSVRSECPPHSIEAEPPLIDIRRQELQLPRIEQARLAMAWLGAGSDCLVDGIGLDLLSVILAGSRCSRLVRELREEEQLVLDITSEFSLQRDSSLFTISAWLESDNLQEVEKNICDRIYQLQTKPLSEIELARAKRLLCNDYIFSTETPGQLAGIYGYYNTIATAEQALSYTKTINQLTASQLQRIANQYLSPERYAITTLVPC, from the coding sequence ATGCAACAATTATCGGAACGGCTCGACCAATTAGAATTTCCAGCTAATATTTTTAGATTAGAGAACGGCTTGACAGTAATTCATCAATATCTACCAGCTACACCAGTGGTAGTAACGGATATTTGGATTAAAGCTGGAGCAAGTGCCGAACCACAAGAATGGTCAGGAATGGCTCATTTTTTAGAGCATATGATTTTTAAAGGTTCGCCTCGGGTAGCCACTGGAGAATTTGATTGGGTAATTGAGCAAAATGGAGGAATAGCCAATGCAGCTACAAGTCATGACTATGCCCATTTTTTTCTGACTACAGCAGAATCTTATGTATCGGATACCTTACCTTATTTAGCCGATATTTTACTTCATGCTTCTATTCCCGACGAGGAATTTCACCGAGAACGAGATGTAGTTTTAGAAGAAATTCGTTCTAGCTATGACGATCCTGATTGGATTGGTTTTCAAGCTTTATGTCAAAACGTTTATCAACATCACCCTTACAAACGTTCAATTTTGGGAGAGGAGGAATTGTTACTTCAACATACCCCTCATCAAATGCGCTGTTTTCATCGCACCCACTATCAGCCAGAAAATATGACTGTGGTAATGATTGGTGGAATTGCTCAGGAAGTTGCTTTATCTTTGGTAGCAGATGCTTTTGCAGAATTCAGCGTTCGTTCTGAATGTCCTCCCCATAGCATTGAAGCTGAACCTCCTTTAATTGATATTCGTCGTCAGGAACTTCAGCTACCTAGAATAGAACAAGCTCGTTTAGCAATGGCTTGGTTGGGAGCAGGTTCTGATTGTTTAGTAGATGGCATTGGCTTAGATTTATTGTCTGTTATTTTAGCTGGTAGTCGTTGTTCTCGTTTAGTCAGGGAACTAAGAGAAGAAGAACAATTAGTTCTAGATATTACTAGCGAGTTTTCGCTTCAACGAGATTCAAGTTTATTTACAATTAGTGCTTGGTTAGAATCGGATAATTTACAAGAGGTAGAAAAAAATATATGCGATCGCATTTATCAATTACAAACTAAACCTCTTTCTGAAATCGAATTAGCTCGTGCCAAACGTCTTCTTTGTAATGATTATATTTTCTCTACAGAAACCCCAGGACAACTAGCTGGAATTTATGGTTATTACAATACGATTGCTACAGCCGAGCAAGCTTTAAGCTACACAAAAACGATTAATCAACTGACAGCCAGCCAATTGCAAAGAATTGCTAATCAGTATCTTTCTCCTGAACGTTATGCGATTACCACTCTTGTTCCTTGTTAG
- a CDS encoding M16 family metallopeptidase — protein MSFLSETKTNEQIQPIVLSNGITLIAVENQAADVVAGRLFLKNAGSIWESREQAGLSHLVAAVITKGTEKLSALEIAEQIESVGASLGADVTTDYFLLSIKTVAADFASMLHLLGEIMRSPDFPEVEVELEKKLTIQSIRSQQEQPFNVAFNQLRAMMYGEHPYGVSVLGTEETVTQLNRFHLQQYHQTYFRPDNLIISISGRINSQKAVALVEEVFGDWQVPPHPLILPTIPPLNSLPTQLVIEQDTQQSIIMLGYLSAAVKNDDYPVLKLLSTYLGNGLSSRLFVELREKRGLAYDVSAFYPTRLESSSFIAYMGTAPQNTEIALEGLKAEIDRLSEHQLTEAEIQGAKNKLLGQYALGKQTNGEIAQIYGWYESLGLGLQYDQEFQQQIEKITAERVQQVAQRYLTEPYICLVGPASNKAC, from the coding sequence ATGTCTTTTTTGTCTGAGACAAAAACCAATGAACAGATTCAGCCAATTGTTTTATCTAATGGAATAACTCTAATTGCTGTAGAAAACCAAGCTGCCGATGTAGTAGCTGGGCGTTTATTTCTCAAAAACGCGGGTTCAATCTGGGAAAGTCGAGAGCAAGCTGGTTTATCTCATCTAGTTGCAGCCGTAATTACCAAAGGTACAGAAAAATTATCTGCCCTTGAGATTGCCGAACAAATAGAATCAGTTGGAGCTAGCTTAGGTGCAGATGTTACTACTGATTATTTTTTACTTTCTATTAAGACTGTAGCAGCAGATTTTGCCTCAATGCTACACTTGTTAGGAGAAATTATGCGATCGCCTGATTTTCCTGAAGTAGAAGTAGAATTAGAAAAAAAATTAACTATTCAAAGTATTCGTTCTCAACAAGAACAGCCTTTCAACGTTGCTTTTAACCAATTACGAGCAATGATGTATGGCGAGCATCCTTATGGAGTTTCGGTTTTGGGAACAGAAGAGACTGTTACCCAACTAAATCGCTTTCATCTGCAACAATATCACCAAACCTATTTTCGTCCTGATAATTTAATTATTAGTATTTCAGGTCGCATTAACTCCCAAAAAGCAGTTGCTTTAGTTGAAGAAGTATTTGGTGATTGGCAAGTTCCCCCTCACCCTCTAATTTTACCCACCATACCACCATTAAACTCTTTACCTACTCAATTAGTAATTGAGCAAGACACTCAACAGTCGATTATTATGTTGGGTTATTTAAGTGCAGCAGTAAAAAATGATGATTATCCTGTCTTAAAGTTATTGAGTACTTATTTGGGTAATGGTCTTTCTAGTCGTCTGTTTGTGGAATTAAGAGAAAAACGGGGATTAGCTTACGATGTTTCGGCATTTTATCCTACTCGCCTAGAATCTTCCTCTTTTATCGCTTATATGGGAACTGCACCCCAAAATACGGAAATTGCTTTAGAAGGGTTAAAAGCAGAAATCGACCGTTTAAGTGAACATCAACTTACAGAAGCGGAAATACAAGGAGCAAAAAACAAATTATTAGGTCAATATGCTTTGGGAAAACAAACTAATGGTGAAATTGCTCAAATTTATGGTTGGTATGAAAGTTTGGGTTTAGGTTTACAGTATGACCAAGAATTTCAACAACAAATTGAAAAAATTACTGCAGAAAGAGTACAGCAAGTTGCACAGCGTTATTTAACTGAGCCTTATATTTGTCTTGTTGGCCCTGCCTCAAATAAAGCCTGCTAG
- the glpK gene encoding glycerol kinase GlpK — MTNQTTQYILALDLGTTGNRAIIFDREGKVAGQTYQELTQYYPQPGWLEHDPNQIWQDTLNCLQKVLANNQISASSVAAIGLTVQRETCLLWDKTTGRPLHKAIVWQDRRTAKLCNQLKEQGKASEIQERTGLVLDAYFSATKLAWLLDWVKQNYSDINWDNVLAGTVDTWILWNLTGRKVHATDHSNASRTMLMNLETLDWDEALLELFGIPRQIMPKIEPSIGSFGTTDPELIGAAIPITAIFGDQQAALFAHGCDRPGLLKCTYGTGCFLVAQAGEQITRSQNQLLATVAWTKQDGKVHYALEGAMFTTGACIQWLRDGLKIIDSAAETDTLSRQVNDTNGVYFVPALSGLGAPHWDMNARGAFLGITGGVKREHMVRAVLEAIAYQVKEVVDAINLDCDTPVSLLKVDGGVAQNDFLMQFQADVLGIPVERPAVVDATAQGAAFGAGLAIGFWDDYSSLVSSSAVDQIFKPGKNSADAQANFKIWQKAVERSKNWIDQ; from the coding sequence ATGACTAATCAGACAACTCAATACATCCTCGCTCTTGACTTAGGAACGACAGGCAACCGCGCAATTATTTTTGATCGAGAAGGGAAAGTTGCAGGTCAAACTTATCAAGAACTTACTCAATACTATCCCCAACCAGGATGGCTTGAACACGACCCTAATCAAATTTGGCAAGATACACTTAATTGTCTGCAAAAAGTTTTAGCAAATAATCAAATCTCGGCTTCTAGTGTAGCTGCCATTGGTTTAACTGTACAGAGAGAAACTTGTTTACTTTGGGATAAAACAACAGGTCGACCTTTACATAAAGCTATTGTTTGGCAGGATCGTCGTACAGCTAAATTGTGTAATCAATTAAAAGAACAAGGTAAAGCATCAGAAATTCAAGAAAGAACTGGTTTAGTTCTCGATGCTTATTTTTCTGCTACTAAACTTGCTTGGTTATTAGATTGGGTTAAACAAAATTATTCCGATATTAATTGGGATAATGTTCTTGCTGGAACTGTAGACACTTGGATTCTTTGGAATTTAACAGGAAGAAAAGTTCACGCCACCGATCATAGTAACGCCAGTAGAACTATGTTGATGAATTTAGAAACTCTCGATTGGGATGAAGCTTTATTAGAATTATTTGGCATTCCTAGACAGATTATGCCCAAAATTGAACCAAGTATAGGTAGTTTTGGCACAACTGATCCAGAACTCATCGGTGCAGCAATTCCAATTACAGCGATTTTTGGCGACCAACAAGCAGCCTTATTTGCCCATGGATGCGATCGCCCTGGTTTACTAAAATGTACTTATGGTACTGGTTGTTTTCTAGTTGCTCAAGCAGGAGAACAAATTACTCGCTCACAAAATCAACTACTTGCTACAGTGGCTTGGACGAAACAGGATGGTAAAGTACATTATGCTTTAGAAGGAGCAATGTTTACCACAGGAGCTTGTATTCAATGGTTGCGTGATGGATTAAAAATAATTGATTCGGCTGCTGAAACAGATACTTTATCCCGTCAAGTAAACGATACTAATGGAGTTTATTTCGTTCCTGCTTTAAGTGGTTTGGGCGCGCCTCACTGGGATATGAATGCTCGCGGAGCATTTTTAGGTATTACTGGTGGTGTCAAACGAGAACACATGGTCAGAGCAGTTTTAGAAGCGATCGCTTATCAAGTCAAAGAGGTGGTAGACGCGATTAATTTAGATTGTGATACACCTGTATCATTATTAAAAGTCGATGGTGGTGTTGCTCAAAATGATTTTTTGATGCAGTTTCAAGCAGATGTCTTGGGTATTCCTGTAGAACGTCCTGCTGTCGTAGACGCTACCGCCCAAGGTGCAGCTTTTGGAGCAGGTTTAGCGATTGGTTTCTGGGATGATTATAGTAGTTTAGTTTCTAGTAGTGCAGTCGACCAAATTTTTAAACCAGGTAAAAACTCAGCAGATGCTCAAGCTAACTTTAAAATCTGGCAAAAAGCAGTAGAACGCTCTAAAAACTGGATTGATCAGTGA
- a CDS encoding NAD(P)-dependent oxidoreductase, whose translation MTNKKIAFLGLGLMGGSMAANLTRRGYSVKAWNRNSDRPGIAMAAEAGATIVNSIQSAVADAEIIFSCVGDVPDVEEVLLGEAGVVKYAQPGALVVDMSTIGSEAAKQIATQLNQHQLRFLDAPVSGGDIGAINGTLTIMVGGEPEDFEECKPLFEAMGKNIRLCGSVGSGQGVKMCNQILASLYMVGLCEAMTMAEKQGIDRNLIVEVCGTGAAASWALTNLGPKIIESDYNPGFPIKHILKDLRLIQEIVESSGENLPGVQLAERLFKLVQTLDHGQGGEQGTQAMIRAYDSDQ comes from the coding sequence ATGACTAATAAAAAAATTGCTTTTTTAGGATTAGGATTAATGGGCGGTTCAATGGCTGCTAATCTTACTCGCCGAGGTTATTCAGTCAAAGCTTGGAATCGTAATAGCGATCGCCCTGGAATAGCAATGGCTGCTGAAGCTGGTGCAACTATTGTTAATTCTATTCAATCTGCTGTAGCAGATGCAGAAATTATTTTTTCCTGTGTGGGAGATGTTCCTGATGTGGAAGAAGTATTATTAGGTGAGGCAGGGGTAGTAAAATATGCCCAACCTGGTGCTTTAGTAGTTGACATGAGTACCATTGGTAGCGAGGCAGCTAAACAAATTGCCACCCAATTAAATCAACATCAACTTCGTTTTCTCGATGCCCCTGTTTCTGGAGGAGATATTGGAGCAATTAATGGAACTCTTACCATTATGGTAGGAGGCGAACCTGAAGACTTTGAAGAATGCAAGCCGTTATTTGAAGCAATGGGTAAAAATATTCGTCTTTGTGGTTCTGTTGGTAGCGGACAAGGAGTGAAAATGTGCAATCAAATCCTTGCGTCTCTCTACATGGTAGGTTTGTGTGAGGCGATGACAATGGCAGAAAAACAAGGCATTGATCGCAATTTAATTGTAGAAGTTTGCGGTACTGGTGCTGCTGCTTCTTGGGCATTAACTAATTTAGGTCCCAAAATTATTGAATCTGATTACAATCCAGGTTTTCCGATTAAACACATTCTCAAAGATTTACGTTTGATCCAAGAAATTGTGGAATCTTCAGGCGAAAATTTACCAGGAGTTCAATTAGCAGAGCGTTTATTTAAACTAGTTCAAACTTTAGATCATGGTCAAGGAGGAGAACAAGGAACACAAGCGATGATTAGAGCTTATGACAGTGACCAGTGA
- the cobO gene encoding cob(I)yrinic acid a,c-diamide adenosyltransferase: protein MNNQPSTINQDQYKQKMQRRKEVQEQRLAEKNREKGLIIVNTGNGKGKTTAALGMVLRSLGHGYQVAIIQFIKGAWEPAEKAVLEQWQGQLQFHAMGEGFTWETQNRERDTEKAIAAWQKSLEYILNPEYKLVLLDEINVALKLGYLDVSEVLEGLAQKPADSHVILTGRGAPPELIEKADLVTEMTLVKHPFREQGVKAQPGIEF from the coding sequence ATGAATAATCAACCATCAACTATTAACCAAGACCAATATAAACAAAAAATGCAACGGCGTAAGGAAGTACAAGAACAACGCCTGGCCGAAAAAAATCGGGAAAAAGGATTAATTATTGTCAATACTGGCAATGGTAAGGGAAAAACTACGGCTGCATTAGGAATGGTGCTACGTTCTCTCGGTCACGGCTACCAGGTGGCGATTATCCAGTTTATTAAAGGTGCTTGGGAACCAGCCGAAAAAGCAGTTTTAGAACAATGGCAAGGACAATTACAGTTTCATGCAATGGGAGAAGGCTTTACCTGGGAAACTCAAAACCGAGAAAGAGATACAGAAAAAGCGATCGCAGCATGGCAGAAGAGTTTAGAATATATTCTCAATCCTGAATACAAGTTAGTTTTGCTTGATGAAATTAATGTTGCGCTTAAACTTGGTTATCTAGATGTGTCTGAAGTTTTAGAGGGATTAGCACAAAAGCCTGCTGACTCTCACGTAATCCTGACTGGTAGAGGTGCGCCTCCAGAATTGATTGAGAAAGCAGACTTAGTGACTGAAATGACCTTAGTTAAACATCCTTTCCGCGAACAAGGAGTTAAGGCACAACCAGGAATTGAGTTTTAA
- a CDS encoding CsbD family protein, whose amino-acid sequence MSTEDKAKATGKNIAGKAQEAAGKVTGDPETEAKGKAKQTEAEVEHTVEDAKDALK is encoded by the coding sequence ATGAGTACCGAAGATAAAGCTAAAGCTACTGGTAAAAATATTGCGGGCAAAGCACAAGAGGCTGCTGGTAAAGTAACTGGCGATCCCGAAACAGAGGCAAAAGGCAAAGCAAAACAAACTGAAGCTGAAGTTGAACATACAGTCGAAGATGCCAAAGATGCTCTTAAATAA
- a CDS encoding zinc metalloprotease HtpX — protein MLGINQLKTAALLGLLSGILVLAGYYLIGNEQGLYLGLIFAAITSFSSWYFSDQAALAAYRAQPLTRNQAPELYDLVNDLSQKAQIPMPKIFIVPTKTPNAFATGRDPNHAAIAVTEGILQLLSPDELSGVLAHELTHIKNRDTLTQAVAGTIAGAITFVGRILSLGALYGPVTQDNRRGGNPFGLLFLIILAPISATLIQLAISRTREFSADRGSAEITQNPIALANALQKLETIGKQIPMNGNPAFEPLLIMNSFSGEGIQGLFRTHPSTEERVIRLTQIAKELGASNSNSFAKA, from the coding sequence ATGTTAGGAATTAATCAACTTAAAACGGCTGCTTTACTTGGGCTGTTAAGTGGAATATTAGTATTAGCGGGCTATTATTTAATTGGTAATGAACAAGGACTTTATCTAGGATTGATTTTTGCAGCTATTACTAGTTTTAGTTCGTGGTACTTTTCTGATCAAGCAGCTTTGGCAGCTTATCGCGCTCAACCTTTAACTCGTAATCAAGCACCAGAATTATATGATCTAGTCAATGATTTGAGTCAAAAAGCTCAAATACCAATGCCAAAAATATTTATTGTTCCTACTAAAACTCCCAATGCTTTTGCAACAGGAAGAGATCCTAATCATGCTGCGATCGCAGTTACTGAAGGAATTTTACAATTACTTTCACCTGATGAACTAAGTGGAGTTTTAGCACACGAACTAACTCATATCAAAAATCGCGATACTCTTACTCAAGCAGTAGCAGGTACAATAGCAGGTGCAATTACTTTTGTTGGCAGGATTTTAAGTTTAGGTGCGCTTTATGGCCCTGTTACCCAAGATAATCGTCGTGGTGGTAATCCTTTTGGCTTACTATTTTTGATTATTCTTGCGCCTATTTCTGCTACTTTAATTCAATTAGCTATTTCCCGAACTCGCGAGTTTTCTGCTGATCGCGGTTCTGCTGAAATTACTCAAAATCCGATTGCATTAGCTAATGCTTTACAAAAATTAGAAACTATTGGTAAGCAAATTCCAATGAATGGGAATCCTGCTTTTGAACCATTGTTAATTATGAATTCTTTTTCAGGTGAAGGAATACAAGGTTTATTTCGGACTCATCCTTCTACCGAAGAAAGAGTTATTCGTTTGACGCAAATTGCCAAAGAACTAGGTGCTAGCAATTCCAATTCTTTTGCTAAAGCCTAA
- a CDS encoding lipid kinase, whose translation MNQRALLSINTHARNGKESLKEVVTTLENLDFELIVKPDQKPEQLSQLIYQYQDQIDLVIVGGGDGTLNAVAEALLKTKLPLGILPLGTANDLARTLNIPESIPEAAKIIAFGEIKQIDLGCVNDKYFFNVASLGLSVKITQNLSKGAKRRFGVLAYLFTALKVIVKTRPLRAVIRCNDQSIKVKTLQIAVGNGRYYGGGMAIAEDAAIDDQLLNLYSLEIKHWWQMFPLIWSLPGGKHKHLSGVRTLKAKYIEVDTRKPHKINTDGELTTSTPASFSLISKAISVFVPLRE comes from the coding sequence ATGAATCAACGGGCATTATTATCAATCAATACTCATGCCCGCAACGGCAAAGAAAGTTTAAAAGAAGTTGTTACTACTTTAGAAAATCTAGATTTTGAATTAATTGTCAAACCGGATCAAAAACCTGAGCAATTATCTCAATTAATTTATCAATATCAAGACCAAATAGATTTAGTAATTGTTGGTGGTGGTGATGGTACTCTTAATGCCGTAGCTGAGGCTTTATTAAAAACTAAACTTCCTTTAGGAATTTTACCTTTGGGAACAGCTAACGATCTAGCTCGGACTTTAAATATTCCTGAATCTATTCCTGAAGCAGCTAAAATAATTGCTTTTGGTGAGATTAAACAGATCGATTTAGGTTGTGTCAACGATAAATATTTTTTTAATGTGGCGAGTTTAGGTCTAAGTGTCAAAATTACTCAAAATCTCTCTAAAGGTGCTAAACGTCGCTTTGGTGTTTTAGCTTATCTTTTTACTGCGCTTAAAGTAATAGTGAAAACTCGTCCTTTGAGAGCAGTAATTCGTTGTAATGATCAATCAATTAAGGTTAAAACTCTTCAAATTGCTGTGGGAAATGGACGTTATTACGGTGGAGGTATGGCGATCGCAGAAGATGCCGCGATCGATGATCAATTACTAAATTTATATAGTCTAGAAATTAAACATTGGTGGCAAATGTTTCCTTTAATTTGGAGTTTACCTGGAGGAAAACACAAACATCTTTCTGGTGTCAGAACTCTTAAAGCAAAATATATTGAAGTTGATACTCGCAAACCTCACAAAATTAATACTGATGGCGAATTAACTACTTCTACTCCTGCTTCTTTTAGTTTAATTTCTAAAGCTATCTCGGTTTTTGTCCCTCTGAGGGAATAA
- a CDS encoding isoprenyl transferase — protein sequence MTVQLLSDVTTNLDLQKLPQHIAVIMDGNGRWAKSKGLPRIEGHRRGANTLKEILRVCKDWGIKTLTAYAFSTENWGRPVTEVKFLMVLFERLLRKELTEMDEEGVCIKFIGDLSPLPESLQQEMYHSMEVTNNNKTIQFNVAINYGSRLEIVKACKAIAQKVQLGELSPEAIDENLISQYLYTCSSPDPDLLIRTSGEMRLSNFLLWQMAYTEIYVTETFWPDFNPSELKQALLSYQQRDRRFGKVS from the coding sequence ATGACTGTGCAATTATTATCTGATGTGACTACTAACCTCGACTTACAAAAATTACCTCAACATATTGCTGTCATTATGGATGGTAATGGGCGTTGGGCAAAAAGTAAGGGTTTACCAAGAATTGAAGGACATCGTCGAGGGGCGAATACGCTTAAAGAAATACTGCGGGTTTGCAAAGATTGGGGCATTAAAACCCTAACCGCTTATGCTTTTTCGACAGAAAATTGGGGTCGTCCAGTCACGGAAGTCAAATTTCTGATGGTTTTGTTTGAAAGGCTGTTGCGGAAAGAATTGACTGAAATGGATGAAGAGGGAGTTTGTATTAAGTTTATTGGTGATTTGTCTCCTCTTCCCGAATCTCTACAGCAAGAGATGTACCATTCGATGGAAGTAACCAATAATAACAAGACGATTCAATTTAATGTAGCGATTAATTATGGTAGTCGTCTCGAAATTGTTAAAGCTTGTAAAGCGATCGCGCAAAAAGTTCAATTAGGAGAGTTATCTCCAGAAGCAATCGATGAAAATTTAATTTCTCAATATCTCTATACTTGTAGCAGTCCCGATCCTGATTTATTAATCCGTACCAGTGGTGAAATGCGTCTGAGTAATTTCTTGTTGTGGCAGATGGCTTATACAGAAATTTACGTAACTGAGACTTTTTGGCCAGATTTTAATCCTTCTGAACTTAAACAGGCTTTATTATCTTATCAACAACGCGATCGCCGTTTTGGGAAAGTCTCATAA
- a CDS encoding RNA recognition motif domain-containing protein codes for MSIYVGNLDYEISQQDLEEVFTEYGTVKRVHLPTDRETGRKRGFAFVEMGTEAEEASAISALDGAEWMGRSLKVNQARPREQRNSGGNRRNFRF; via the coding sequence ATGTCGATTTACGTAGGCAATCTTGATTACGAGATTAGCCAACAAGACCTAGAAGAGGTCTTCACTGAGTATGGAACAGTTAAACGAGTTCATCTCCCCACTGACCGTGAAACAGGTCGCAAGCGTGGTTTTGCTTTTGTAGAAATGGGAACAGAAGCGGAAGAGGCTTCCGCTATCTCTGCTTTAGATGGTGCAGAATGGATGGGACGTTCCTTAAAAGTTAATCAAGCTAGACCTCGCGAACAAAGAAATTCTGGAGGCAATCGCAGAAATTTCCGTTTCTAA
- the dapF gene encoding diaminopimelate epimerase, which translates to MEIKFSKYQGLGNDFILIDNRHSSEPMVTPEQAMQMCDRHFGIGADGVIFALPGTDNTDYTMRIYNSDGSEPEMCGNGIRCLAQFIADLEQTEQINKSYRIHTLAGVITPQLQSNGLVTVDMGKPQLEAAKIPTTLCAPEDKVINQNLEVAGQSWLVTCVSMGNPHCITFVTDSDRISLEQIGSQFEHHPAFPQRTNTEFIQVVRSDYLKMRVWERGAGITLACGTGACASVVAGVLTGQSERKCTVELPGGCLQIEWSETDGRVYMTGPAKQVFVGNLWIN; encoded by the coding sequence ATGGAAATTAAATTTAGTAAGTATCAAGGTTTAGGAAACGATTTTATTTTGATTGATAATCGTCATTCTAGCGAACCAATGGTTACCCCAGAACAAGCAATGCAAATGTGCGATCGCCATTTCGGGATTGGTGCAGATGGAGTTATTTTTGCTCTGCCTGGCACAGATAACACTGATTACACCATGAGAATTTATAACTCTGATGGTTCAGAACCAGAAATGTGCGGTAATGGTATTCGCTGTCTAGCTCAGTTTATCGCTGATTTGGAGCAAACTGAACAAATTAATAAATCTTACAGAATTCATACCCTAGCTGGCGTAATTACCCCGCAACTGCAAAGCAACGGTTTAGTAACGGTTGATATGGGAAAACCTCAATTAGAAGCAGCCAAAATACCTACTACTTTATGTGCGCCTGAAGATAAGGTCATTAATCAAAATCTAGAGGTTGCTGGTCAATCTTGGTTGGTTACCTGTGTTAGTATGGGCAACCCTCACTGTATTACTTTTGTCACCGATAGCGATCGCATTTCTTTAGAACAGATTGGTTCTCAATTTGAACATCATCCAGCTTTTCCTCAGCGGACGAATACTGAATTTATCCAAGTAGTTCGCTCAGACTATCTCAAAATGCGTGTCTGGGAAAGAGGTGCAGGAATTACTCTCGCTTGTGGGACAGGTGCTTGTGCTTCTGTTGTAGCAGGAGTTTTAACTGGTCAATCAGAACGAAAGTGTACCGTAGAATTACCTGGAGGTTGTTTACAAATAGAATGGTCAGAAACAGATGGAAGAGTATATATGACAGGCCCGGCCAAACAAGTTTTTGTCGGCAACTTATGGATCAACTAA
- a CDS encoding Hfq-related RNA-binding protein, with amino-acid sequence MTEFDTGLPHVKQIQKYIVDKQEVEFKLATDDLLVGKIIWQDPACICLVDHYDQPTIIWRHALVYLKPKA; translated from the coding sequence ATGACTGAATTCGATACTGGTTTACCTCATGTCAAACAGATTCAGAAATATATTGTAGATAAACAAGAAGTAGAGTTTAAGCTAGCCACAGATGATTTGCTAGTTGGAAAAATTATTTGGCAAGATCCTGCTTGTATTTGTTTAGTAGATCATTACGATCAACCTACAATTATTTGGCGACACGCTTTAGTTTATTTGAAACCAAAAGCTTAG